In a single window of the Elaeis guineensis isolate ETL-2024a chromosome 6, EG11, whole genome shotgun sequence genome:
- the LOC105047770 gene encoding potassium channel AKT1-like translates to MAARRKKGVFDMPVMMCGKGAEMELSRDGSHYSLSSGILPSLGAMTNRRIKLRRFIVSPYERRYRSWETFLIILVIYSAWVSPFEFGFLEKEKGALPVMDNIVNGFFAVDIILTFFVAFIDRVTYLLIDDPKQIAWKYITSWFVLDVVSTIPTELARKILPPKLRSYGFFNMLRLWRLRRVSALFARLEKDRNFNYFWVRCVKLICVTLFAVHCAGCFYYLLAARNHNPSKTWIGVYMPDFHERSLWIRYVTSMYWSITTLTTVGYGDLHAENTREMIFDIFYMLFNLGLTAYLIGNMTNLVVHGTSRTRKYRDTIQAATDFAQRNQLPVRLQDQMISHLTLKFRTDSEGLQQQETLDALPKAIRSSISHHLFYDLVQKVYLFRGVSNDLLSSWYGNTNVSEMRAEYFPPREDVILQNEAPTDFYILVTGTAELIDLKNAIEQTVRVARAGDLVGEIGVLCYRPQLFTVRTKSLCQLLRLNRTAFLSTVQSNVGDGTTIMNNLLQYLKEQEDDPVMEGILREVENMLTWGRLDLPLTLCFAVIRGDDLLLHQLLRRGLDPNESDNNGHTALHIAASKGSKHCVRLLLDYGANPNCRDSEGSVPLWEAVLGKHDAVVKLLRDNGANLSAGDMGLFACIAAEQNSLELLKDIIRHGGDVTLPKKDGNTALHLAVCEGNHQIVEFLLKQGADIDKPNYHGWTPRNLAEQQGHEEIQALFEAMKAYESNSTINNSTPVPRPMGRFSSEPVIPHVSHEGTPLYGDGSLEKAHPRRKCSDFHNSLFGFISAANVGSKAVRFSSMGPPTTMMFSGGGPNYPHTSQLRITISCPEKGDIAGKLVLLPLSLKELLDIGAKKFDFLPTKVLTKDGAEVDDVKVIRDGDHLVLVSDGWMRLKESTRGGIFMS, encoded by the exons ATGGCGGCAAGGAGGAAGAAGGGGGTGTTCGATATGCCGGTGATGATGTGCGGGAAGGGAGCGGAGATGGAGCTGTCAAGGGACGGGAGTCATTACAGCTTGTCGAGCGGGATCCTCCCCTCCCTCGGGGCCATGACCAACCGGAGGATCAAGCTCCGCAGGTTCATCGTATCCCCTTATGAGCGGAGATACAG ATCTTGGGAAACATTTCTGATCATTCTGGTCATATATTCTGCTTGGGTATCTCCGTTTGAATTCGGGTTCCTAGAGAAGGAAAAGGGGGCTCTACCTGTAATGGATAATATCGTTAATGGGTTCTTTGCGGTCGACATTATTTTGACCTTCTTTGTAGCCTTCATCGATAGAGTAACTTATCTTCTCATAGATGATCCCAAGCAGATTGCTTGGAAGTACATTACCAGCTGGTTTGTTCTGGATGTTGTTTCCACCATCCCTACAGAACTCGCGCGGAAGATTCTTCCTCCGAAGCTTCGGTCCTATGGATTCTTCAACATGCTTCGGCTTTGGCGTCTCCGAAGAGTCAGTGCACTTTTTGCTCG GTTGGAAAAGGATAGGAACTTTAACTACTTTTGGGTTCGATGTGTAAAGCTTATCTGT GTGACTCTTTTTGCCGTACATTGTGCTGGGTGCTTCTATTATCTTCTTGCTGCAAGAAACCACAATCCCAGCAAGACATGGATAGGGGTTTATATGCCGGATTTCCATGAAAGAAGCTTGTGGATCCGGTATGTAACCTCTATGTACTGGTCAATCACCACTCTAACAACTGTAGGGTATGGAGACTTGCATGCAGAAAATACGAGGGAGATGATCTTCGACATCTTTTATATGCTCTTTAACCTTGGACTAACAGCATATTTGATCGGTAATATGACCAATTTAGTTGTTCATGGGACAAGCCGAACCAGAAAATAT AGGGACACAATTCAAGCTGCCACAGATTTTGCACAAAGAAACCAGCTTCCAGTTCGTCTGCAGGACCAGATGATCTCACATCTGACTTTGAAGTTCAGGACAGACTCCGAAGGGCTTCAACAACAGGAGACCCTCGATGCCCTTCCCAAAGCCATCAGATCCAGCATTTCGCACCATCTATTCTATGATCTTGTTCAGAAGGTTTACTTGTTTCGAGGAGTTTCCAATGATTTGCTTTCCAGCTGGTACGGCAATACGAAT GTCTCTGAGATGAGAGCTGAATACTTTCCTCCAAGGGAGGATGTCATCTTGCAGAACGAAGCACCCACAGACTTCTACATACTAGTGACTGGCACTGCT GAACTGATAGATCTCAAGAATGCAATCGAACAG ACCGTGAGGGTGGCCAGGGCAGGCGATCTTGTTGGAGAGATTGGAGTTCTTTGCTACCGGCCCCAACTATTCACAGTTCGAACCAAATCACTGTGCCAGCTATTACGTTTGAACCGTACTGCATTTCTTAGCACCGTTCAGtcaaatgttggagatggaacaaCAATTATGAACAATCTACTTCAG TATTTGAAAGAGCAGGAGGATGACCCTGTGATGGAAGGAATCTTGAGAGAGGTAGAGAACATGCTGACTTGGGGTCGACTGGATTTGCCTCTTACTCTATGTTTTGCAGTAATCAGAGGCGATGATTTATTATTGCATCAGCTTCTGAGACGTGGTCTGGATCCAAATGAATCGGACAACAATGGGCACACGGCACTG CATATAGCAGCATCAAAGGGAAGCAAGCATTGTGTTCGTCTGCTGCTAGATTATGGGGCAAATCCCAACTGCAGAG ATTCTGAAGGAAGTGTTCCCCTATGGGAGGCTGTACTTGGGAAGCATGATGCTGTGGTCAAACTGTTAAGAGATAATGGTGCAAATCTCTCAGCCGGTGACATGGGCCTGTTTGCTTGCATAGCGGCTGAGCAGAACAGCTTAGAGCTGCTTAAGGACATCATTCGTCATGGGGGAGATGTAACATTGCCCAAGAAAGATGGGAATACCGCACTGCACCTTGCTGTCTGTGAGGGGAATCACCAAATAGTCGAATTCTTACTTAAACAAGGAGCTGACATTGATAAGCCTAACTATCATGGTTGGACTCCCAGGAATCTAGCTGAACAGCAAGGCCATGAAGAGATTCAGGCTCTCTTTGAAGCCATGAAGGCATATGAAAGCAATTCTACTATAAACAACTCCACACCAGTCCCTCGTCCCATGGGAAGATTTAGCAGCGAGCCTGTAATTCCACATGTATCCCATGAAGGCACACCTCTATATGGAGATGGATCTTTGGAGAAAGCGCACCCCAGGCGGAAGTGCAGCGACTTCCACAACTCGTTATTTGGGTTTATCTCAGCCGCTAATGTCGGCAGCAAAGCTGTACGTTTCTCATCTATGGGCCCTCCAACGACCATGATGTTCTCAGGGGGTGGCCCGAATTACCCCCACACCTCGCAACTTCGGATAACCATTAGCTGCCCGGAGAAAGGTGACATTGCTGGCAAACTTGTGCTGCTGCCATTATCACTAAAAGAACTCCTTGATATTGGTGccaagaaatttgatttcttaCCCACTAAAGTCCTTACAAAAGATGGAGCGGAGGTTGATGATGTAAAGGTTATAAGAGATGGTGATCATCTTGTTCTAGTCAGTGATGGTTGGATGAGACTAAAGGAATCCACAAGAGGCGGGATATTCatgagttga
- the LOC105047771 gene encoding LOW QUALITY PROTEIN: boron transporter 4 (The sequence of the model RefSeq protein was modified relative to this genomic sequence to represent the inferred CDS: inserted 2 bases in 2 codons) encodes MDPIKAPFRGVSKDIRGRVSCYKQDWIGGFNSGFRILAPTVYIFFASALPVIAFGEQLMKDTEGTLGTVETLTSTVICGIIHSILGGQPMLILGVAEPTVIMYSYLYEFAKGREDLGPHLFLAWSGWVCIWTACILILLAVFNASAVIIRFTRIADELFGMLISVLFIQQAIKGVVSEFSASEGEDPSLPAVQQFEWQYTNGLLGIIFSIGLLYTALKSRRARAWRYGTGWFRSFVADYGVTFMVLVWTALSYAVPNNVPSGVPRRLFSPLPWEPKSLQHWTVVKDLLSVPPVYIFAAIIPAVMVAGLYFFDHSVASQMAQQKEFNLQNPSAYHYDILVLGFMVLICGLLGIPPSNGVLPQSPMHTKSLAVLKRQMVETSNEGVKQDASKSGIYGKIQEVFIEVDKGHKHTVSIDRELKDLKDGVLQNGSGEGEDEGKFDPEKPIDAHLPVRVNEQRVSNLCQSLLVGACLGAMPIIQKIPTSILWGYFAYMAVDSLPGXQFWERIKLLFVTPGRRFKVLEGEHAPFIESVPFRVINCFTMFQLAYFLLCFGLTWIPVAGILFPLPFFLLIGIRQHVLPKFFHPHHLWELDAAEYEVIAGAPRRHPSFSVHHPSITLRVLEGEYXPSESADSDHELCDAEILDELTTSRGELKIRTKSFTDEKFLSVYPEEGSPQDV; translated from the exons ATGGATCCCATTAAAGCTCCGTTCAGAGGAGTTAGTAAAGATATCAGAGGAAGAGTATCGTGCTACAAGCAAGATTGGATTGGTGGGTTCAATTCAGGCTTCAG GATACTGGCCCCCACCGTGTACATCTTTTTTGCTTCTGCTCTTCCTGTCATAGCATTTGGAGAGCAATTAATGAAGGACACAG AAGGAACGCTTGGCACGGTGGAAACTTTAACTTCAACTGTTATTTGTGGCATCATACACTCAATACTTGGTGGCCAGCCCATGTTGATCTTAGGAGTTGCAGAGCCCACCGTCATAATGTATTCTTATTTGTACGAGTTTGCCAAAGGCCGTGAAGATCTCGGACCGCATCTGTTTTTAGCCTGGAGTGGATG GGTCTGTATCTGGACAGCGTGCATCTTGATTCTCCTTGCTGTTTTTAATGCCAGTGCTGTTATTATTAGATTTACTAGGATTGCAGATGAACTGTTTGGGATGTTAATCTCTGTTCTCTTCATTCAACAAGCCATTAAG GGCGTAGTGAGTGAATTTAGCGCATCAGAAGGTGAAGACCCGAGTCTACCTGCAGTGCAGCAGTTCGAATGGCAATACACGAATGGATTGCTGGGGATCATATTCTCGATCGGCTTGCTGTATACTGCTTTAAAGAGCAGGAGGGCAAGGGCATGGCGATATGGCACAG GCTGGTTTAGAAGCTTCGTAGCGGACTATGGGGTCACTTTCATGGTTCTGGTGTGGACGGCATTGTCTTATGCGGTCCCGAACAATGTTCCTTCAGGGGTTCCCAGGAGGCTTTTTAGTCCACTTCCATGGGAACCTAAATCGTTGCAACACTGGACTGTAGTGAAG GATTTGCTGTCGGTTCCGCCGGTCTACATATTTGCTGCCATAATACCTGCTGTGATGGTTGCGGGCCTTTATTTTTTCGACCACAGTGTGGCTTCACAGATGGCTCAGCAAAAAGAATTCAATCTCCAAAATCCTTCGGCTTATCATTATGACATTTTGGTTCTCGGATTCATG GTTTTAATATGTGGGTTGCTCGGAATCCCTCCTTCAAATGGGGTTCTGCCGCAGTCACCCATGCATACCAAGAGCCTAGCTGTACTTAAGAGACAG ATGGTCGAGACTTCAAACGAAGGCGTGAAACAAGATGCTAGCAAATCAGGGATATATGGCAAAATTCAAGAGGTGTTTATAGAAGTGGACAAAGGCCATAAACAT ACTGTGTCGATAGATAGAGAGTTGAAGGACTTGAAGGATGGGGTTCTGCAAAATGGAAGTGGTGAAGGAGAAGATGAAGGTAAATTTGACCCTGAGAAGCCCATAGATGCTCATTTGCCAGTTCGGGTCAACGAGCAGAGAGTGAGCAACTTGTGCCAGTCCCTCCTGGTGGGCGCTTGTCTTGGAGCGATGCCCATCATCCAGAAGATACCCACATCCATTCTCTGGGGATATTTTGC TTACATGGCCGTTGATAGCCTTCCCG GTCAGTTCTGGGAGAGGATAAAGCTTCTGTTTGTCACTCCCGGCCGGCGTTTCAA GGTTCTGGAAGGCGAACATGCTCCATTTATCGAGTCCGTCCCCTTCAGAGTAATTAATTGCTTCACGATGTTCCAACTAGCATATTTCCTGCTCTGTTTTGGGTTGACATGGATACCTGTAGCTGGAATTCTGTTTCCACTGCCCTTCTTCTTGCTAATCGGCATCAGACAGCATGTCCTTCCAAAGTTCTTTCACCCACATCACCTGTGGGAACTGGACGCAGCCGAATATGAGGTAATAGCCGGTGCCCCTCGTCGCCATCCCAGTTTCTCGGTTCACCATCCCAGCATCACACTTCGG GTCCTTGAGGGGGAAT TCCCGTCAGAAAGTGCGGACAGCGATCATGAGTTATGTGATGCCGAAATTTTGGATGAACTCACGACCAGCAGAGGAGAACTTAAAATTAGAACCAAAAGTTTTACCGACGAGAAATTCCTTTCG GTTTATCCGGAGGAGGGGAGCCCTCAAGATGTGTAG